From the Amblyraja radiata isolate CabotCenter1 chromosome 12, sAmbRad1.1.pri, whole genome shotgun sequence genome, one window contains:
- the cysltr1 gene encoding cysteinyl leukotriene receptor 1 isoform X2 → MVEMMSNKSSNMSSCPMIDDFRNQVYSSVYSIIFVVGLSGNAFAVYVLVKTFKQRTAFNIYMLNLAVSDLMCVCTLPLRVIYYTYKGKWIFGDFLCRISSYALYVNLYCSIYFMTAMSFTRFLAIVFPVKNLKIVNVKKAKIVCIVIWVFVTLTSAPFLLSGSYTDGNKTKCFEPPTTGRKGRLSSLLIMNYISLVLGFILPFLIILICYAFIVRTLMKSTAVIHKKTTSRRRAVHLIIIVLAAFLISFMPYHIQRSIHLHSLNQEMHSCDDIVYMQKSVVVTLCLAAANTCFDPLLYFFSGENFRRRLTISFSRKSSVSSNRMSIKRKRSMMQIENDKFDEDPCTPTGTSGSNSNKI, encoded by the coding sequence ATGGTTGAAATGATGTCGAACAAATCTAGCAATATGTCCAGCTGCCCAATGATTGATGATTTTCGAAATCAAGTCTATTCTTCAGTATACTCCATAATTTTTGTGGTGGGCTTGTCAGGAAATGCCTTTGCTGTATATGTGCTAGTGAAGACTTTTAAGCAAAGAACAGCTTTCAACATTTACATGCTCAACCTGGCGGTGTCAGATTTGATGTGTGTATGCACCTTACCCTTGCGAGTGATTTATTACACTTACAAAGGCAAATGGATCTTTGGGGACTTCTTGTGCAGAATCAGTTCTTACGCTCTCTATGTCAATCTGTACTGCAGCATTTACTTCATGACTGCCATGAGTTTCACCCGATTCCTGGCCATTGTGTTCCCTGTTAAGAATCTGAAAATAGTGAATGTTAAGAAGGCCAAGATAGTTTGTATTGTGATATGGGTTTTTGTGACACTGACAAGTGCTCCTTTCCTGTTATCAGGCTCTTACACTGATGGAAACAAAACAAAGTGCTTTGAACCTCCAACTACTGGAAGAAAAGGGCGCCTAAGTAGCCTTTTGATAATGAATTACATATCTCTAGTTTTAGGCTTCATCCTACCCTTCCTTATCATTCTTATTTGTTACGCATTTATCGTAAGGACCTTAATGAAAAGCACAGCAGTCATTCATAAGAAGACAACATCACGTCGAAGAGCAGTGCATTTAATTATAATTGTGCTAGCTGCCTTTCTGATCAGTTTCATGCCATATCACATCCAGCGCTCAATACATTTGCATTCCCTGAATCAGGAAATGCACAGCTGTGACGACATTGTTTACATGCAGAAGTCAGTGGTAGTCACACTTTGTCTGGCTGCTGCAAACACCTGCTTTGATCCACTCTTGTACTTCTTCTCAGGGGAGAATTTTAGACGAAGGCTCACAATTTCTTTCAGTAGAAAATCATCTGTGTCAAGCAATCGTATGTCAATCAAAAGGAAACGCTCAATGATGCAAATTGAAAATGACAAATTTGATGAAGATCCTTGCACTCCTACAGGAACAagtggaagcaacagcaacaaaatctaa
- the cysltr1 gene encoding cysteinyl leukotriene receptor 1 isoform X1: MCPVIVPSHATAEPQVSGESIERKLISRAVLLKVLKTFSKMVEMMSNKSSNMSSCPMIDDFRNQVYSSVYSIIFVVGLSGNAFAVYVLVKTFKQRTAFNIYMLNLAVSDLMCVCTLPLRVIYYTYKGKWIFGDFLCRISSYALYVNLYCSIYFMTAMSFTRFLAIVFPVKNLKIVNVKKAKIVCIVIWVFVTLTSAPFLLSGSYTDGNKTKCFEPPTTGRKGRLSSLLIMNYISLVLGFILPFLIILICYAFIVRTLMKSTAVIHKKTTSRRRAVHLIIIVLAAFLISFMPYHIQRSIHLHSLNQEMHSCDDIVYMQKSVVVTLCLAAANTCFDPLLYFFSGENFRRRLTISFSRKSSVSSNRMSIKRKRSMMQIENDKFDEDPCTPTGTSGSNSNKI; this comes from the coding sequence GTTCTGAAGACATTCAGCAAAATGGTTGAAATGATGTCGAACAAATCTAGCAATATGTCCAGCTGCCCAATGATTGATGATTTTCGAAATCAAGTCTATTCTTCAGTATACTCCATAATTTTTGTGGTGGGCTTGTCAGGAAATGCCTTTGCTGTATATGTGCTAGTGAAGACTTTTAAGCAAAGAACAGCTTTCAACATTTACATGCTCAACCTGGCGGTGTCAGATTTGATGTGTGTATGCACCTTACCCTTGCGAGTGATTTATTACACTTACAAAGGCAAATGGATCTTTGGGGACTTCTTGTGCAGAATCAGTTCTTACGCTCTCTATGTCAATCTGTACTGCAGCATTTACTTCATGACTGCCATGAGTTTCACCCGATTCCTGGCCATTGTGTTCCCTGTTAAGAATCTGAAAATAGTGAATGTTAAGAAGGCCAAGATAGTTTGTATTGTGATATGGGTTTTTGTGACACTGACAAGTGCTCCTTTCCTGTTATCAGGCTCTTACACTGATGGAAACAAAACAAAGTGCTTTGAACCTCCAACTACTGGAAGAAAAGGGCGCCTAAGTAGCCTTTTGATAATGAATTACATATCTCTAGTTTTAGGCTTCATCCTACCCTTCCTTATCATTCTTATTTGTTACGCATTTATCGTAAGGACCTTAATGAAAAGCACAGCAGTCATTCATAAGAAGACAACATCACGTCGAAGAGCAGTGCATTTAATTATAATTGTGCTAGCTGCCTTTCTGATCAGTTTCATGCCATATCACATCCAGCGCTCAATACATTTGCATTCCCTGAATCAGGAAATGCACAGCTGTGACGACATTGTTTACATGCAGAAGTCAGTGGTAGTCACACTTTGTCTGGCTGCTGCAAACACCTGCTTTGATCCACTCTTGTACTTCTTCTCAGGGGAGAATTTTAGACGAAGGCTCACAATTTCTTTCAGTAGAAAATCATCTGTGTCAAGCAATCGTATGTCAATCAAAAGGAAACGCTCAATGATGCAAATTGAAAATGACAAATTTGATGAAGATCCTTGCACTCCTACAGGAACAagtggaagcaacagcaacaaaatctaa